A part of Anabas testudineus chromosome 7, fAnaTes1.2, whole genome shotgun sequence genomic DNA contains:
- the baz2a gene encoding bromodomain adjacent to zinc finger domain protein 2A isoform X1, producing MMMESNNHFNYGTHSSANSGLKLSSGDSLYTNGSSMSFPQQGKNINGELNVNGVTTVLGSGVPGSQPPTAPYPHMSNHHQGSMGYDYLWGGHPQYGPAMGTSPGHGMHQKQPAPGMVQPQSQHHFQGHGQYQLNGGIESPHQPPVAGPPNMPLPGGQYWNRSNPGPQQIGYNSHSMYGTYQSQAHPGITPSQHHQQQSLQPPPSSQQHLHSHRHPPHHQQHQQQQHYGMMPNGMPYYQHQPQHPSLPSPEQQPPQPSQPQGQAQLMPPAGQNFSPPRGSPQHHSVGKGSTGSPHSVGMSSAPVMSPSAVQESGSPKGHNREQSPHASNVGMSSVMQGNTSETVKEVDTSFNGSERSPVSQRLSKTDSYHPKPSAPQLVPTNDYRQHSEKPAAQHPETGSPVRDTTSNTPPQLASISPAAMSPSLTKASGSPAVSTSPSSASGPSIVSPPNVESTPPPSVSSAPSSAAPLRVSSPPQLVQGLKPPTSAGTEVSPAGSRHMSVGSSYSPLPATDNVSKPAMISSASPVSSRVVPSPMSISGFLTSTPSSSCLSTSASTTPVSVTPSADSEPCEPASTPQRQTYTPSAVDSGLSTAAAALSPPGAVNVPSLAVHESPTVRPQSTLPLLTTEASKTAPMSASAALVSVSPEMGTSCRGTQSSDSDQHPQKALKQLSPKSEHHGQSKDRTALGKNTIGIPEEHLRQLDSDMTHKLAASDQKPKNKDFEKHHMQSSSIYEAEDSQVEQTQTRKSPTASQQRSHQPDESFDNSLLSASQFDSILTCDTPSRMEVRSVLEKASDLDGDSVDDSSHFDNSIGSVSYAEEELSTAFVSTINSSSRDDTLDSTREGNSSETEETKSSGQITSESMLESSLNNTSQMEEPSVDSSDVSNLGSLMQHHQGAEAECWPRGHDTPDSAGRISIKTTVNETLTPLSFKMRNENFIAFSTPAESPAVHPLQPVSDQILSAVEGNLKTPGKQRKPRAPKATWIKTPAPEEVQRKPRVRTPKVEKIKTNTEGGKQEEGATGRKRKKSLKVDVKETSDVCDEAGPAAEEVDSITATIEAVLANTSTINTAFDKPKKAKRVKNQDQEGDVVKTSKQDVETTAVDGDENDDDSSTAGESNRRRVATEEQVQLPLMHGWKREIRVKKAENRMKGETWYYTPCGRRMKQFPEIIKYLKRHTDSVVTREHFSFSPRMPVGDFYEERETPEGMKWVLLANEEVPSMIMAITGRRGRPPNPDKEKPRRVRGLKGGQARRPGRPPKPKMIDLLSKVDAKLLKRLEAKEALTEEEKEKLAKIKKKMKRKARMKRREDAKIKKMKEEKKRAKLEQEAKALEVSTEPTDPSAPQVTQSVSESTSEPKKPGRKRSVKVEAPPPIQQTDEERIAQGKRVLGARSKAKALAKAQAEAEAAAQAALAAKRAAERRAQAQRRLEERKRQQLITEELKKPTEDMCLTDHKPLPELSRIPGVVLSGTAFAHCIAVVEFLHGYGKVIGLDVPKDIPSLATLQEGLLGLGDSQGEVQDLLIKLMEAALHDPGLPSYYQSVKILGEKLVELELTRSTVSEVVRIFLESHGYETEVCNTLRTKTFHALPPDTKAAILGFLVEELNSSNIVTSDIDNTLENMATYRKNKWIIEGKLRKLKTALARRTGRSEEELCFEERRRSARVAEEENLSLEESGLLLERGNRRARKEEPKLSDSESPTTASIAELERQIDKLTKRQAFFRKKLLQSSHSMRAILLGQDRYRRRYLALPHLRAVLVEGPEELLTSGDVLIAEVPVTFLKKEPKVEETSVPITPPPTLLSSPSSVTPAQAQTLSPDEDPLPGTASLMSRPRGRGRPRKIKPEVELHLRTAKIRRRRRSSYRSLVEEGPGSPNSGTQDLTQAAFQSWLSQSQEGLTNGTGSASGEAPEGHRPEESVKEMAEKQGQWFNLLPKQPCDDNSLTEPQVPTSPNSPPKLHPQIPSALPALATPLVQPDPLLPALAPADSGTPAMPQDTSPAPSASALPAVSVGTPPAPPQLLPAPIPPVSTAPTTPARPGRRRRRSSRGSSPARRGPRGAAAKRRGRPTNSVFQELEQQYFTQLVVKPIPASMVRGWWWIKDPEELYYTLQALHPRGVREKALHKHLAKHMESLAEMCTKPIDDPMFSLKVEEKDVLMEALQQPWQVQEKAMETDVSALQWVEDLEQRVVSADLHLKAPPQNAVSDAESNTETTMAEFQPYTIPDPDSTRDDLQYYEHDADPRDDWIVRTKKEWSGLPRIATHPLDLAVLRLSNLERNIERRYLKEPLWNPAEVMRLAPLTPTPGEEHPMDVISLESEITSRLRTWRQALDRCRSAPQVCLCLLQLEKAIAWEKSVTKVTCQVCRKGDNDECLLLCDGCDRGCHMYCLRPKITQVPDGDWFCPTCVAKEECEMVRLTKTRTRVKKRRYEDDSSEDETTTRRSGGMTTRHKDSVASCSSSRYSGEGGSAKRRRMTTRNQPDLTFCEIILMEMEAHADAWPFLEPVNPRLVPGYRRIIKNPMDFLTMRERLLQGGYSSCEEFAADAQLVFNNCELFNEDTSEVGMAGHSMRRFFESRWAEFYSNKDK from the exons atggaGTCTAATAATCATTTCAACTATGGCACCCACTCCTCAGCAAACTCAGGATTGAAACTCTCCTCAGGGGATTCTCTTTATACTAACGGGTCCTCCATGAGTTTTCCTCAGCAGGGGAAGA ATATAAATGGTGAACTTAATGTGAATGGTGTCACTACTGTACTCGGGTCTGGTGTTCCTGGTTCCCAGCCGCCAACGGCTCCTTACCCACACATGAGCAACCACCACCAGGGCAGCATGGGCTATGACTACTTATGGGGAGGACACCCTCAGTATGGTCCAGCCATGGGCACTTCTCCCGGGCATGGGATGCACCAGAAGCAGCCTGCACCTGGGATGGTGCAGCCTCAGTCACAACACCACTTCCAGGGTCATGGACAGTACCAACTCAATGGGGGTATTGAAAGTCCCCACCAGCCACCTGTGGCAGGCCCTCCAAACATGCCCCTTCCTGGGGGTCAGTACTGGAACAGGAGTAACCCTGGTCCACAGCAGATAGGATATAATTCCCACAGCATGTATGGGACATACCAGAGTCAGGCACATCCTGGGATTACGCCGTCCCAGCATCACCAGCAGCAGTCCTTACAACCACCACCATCGTCACAGCAGCACCTCCACTCCCATCGTCATCCaccccaccaccagcagcaccagcaacagcagcattaTGGCATGATGCCTAATGGGATGCCCTACTACCAGCATCAGCCCCAGCACCCATCCCTGCCATCTCCAGAGCAGCAGCCACCACAGCCGTCTCAGCCCCAAGGCCAGGCTCAGTTGATGCCCCCAGCAGGCCAGAATTTTAGTCCTCCACGTGGCAGCCCGCAGCACCACAGTGTAGGCAAAGGAAGCACTGGCAGCCCTCACTCTGTGGGGATGTCCTCAGCACCCGTGATGTCACCTTCAGCAGTGCAGGAGAGTGGATCACCTAAGGGCCACAACAGGGAACAGAGCCCCCATGCTAGTAATGTGGGAATGTCTTCTGTCATGCAAG GGAATACAAGTGAAACTGTTAAAGAAGTGGACACAAGTTTCAATGGCAGTGAAAGGTCACCTGTTTCCCAGAGGCTATCTAAAACTGACAGTTACCATCCTAAACCTTCTGCACCTCAACTGGTACCAACAAATGACTATCGACAGCATTCTGAAAAGCCAGCAGCTCAGCATCCAGAAACGGGCTCTCCTGTCAGAGATACAACCAGTAATACACCTCCCCAATTGGCGTCTATATCACCTGCAGCAATGTCACCCTCTCTAACTAAGGCCTCTGGATCTCCTGCCGTCTCTacatctccctcctctgcttccGGGCCCTCAATTGTGTCACCCCCTAATGTAGAATCTACTCCACCTCCCAGTGTGTCCTCTGCTCCATCTTCAGCTGCCCCTCTCAGAGTTTCCTCACCTCCCCAACTGGTGCAGGGCCTCAAGCCTCCCACTTCTGCTGGGACCGAGGTATCCCCTGCTGGGTCCAGGCATATGTCTGTGGGGTCCTCTTATTCCCCCCTACCTGCAACTGATAATGTGTCTAAACCTGCCATGATTTCCTCTGCGTCTCCAGTCTCATCTCGTGTTGTTCCGTCTCCTATGTCAATATCTGGATTTTTGACCTCAACACCATCTAGTTCTTGTTTATCTACATCCGCCTCTACCACACCTGTGTCAGTAACTCCTTCAGCAGACAGTGAACCTTGTGAACCAGCTTCTACACCCCAGCGCCAAACTTACACTCCTTCAGCTGTTGACTCTGGtctttccactgctgctgcagcactatCACCACCAGGAGCGGTGAATGTACCCTCCCTAGCAGTGCATGAAAGTCCCACTGTTCGACCTCAGTCCACCCTACCTCTTCTAACCACTGAAGCCTCCAAGACTGCACCCATGTCTGCCTCTGCTGCGTTGGTGTCTGTGTCTCCTGAAATGGGTACTTCTTGCAGAGGGACCCAGAGTTCTGACTCTGATCAGCATCCTCAGAAGGCGCTAAAGCAGTTGTCTCCCAAGTCAGAGCACCACGGTCAGAGCAAGGATAGGACAGCATTGGGTAAAAACACAATTGGAATACCAGAGGAACACCTCCGTCAGCTTGATTCAGACATGACTCATAAACTGGCTGCTTCTGATCAAAAGCCTAAGAATAAAGATTTTGAAAAGCATCACATGCAAAGTAGTTCCATCTATGAGGCAGAGGACTCCCAGGTGGAGCAAACTCAGACGAGGAAGTCCCCAACAGCTTCACAGCAGAGGAGTCATCAGCCTGATGAAAGTTTTGATAACTCTTTACTTAGTGCTTCTCAATTTGATAGCATTTTAACATGTGACACCCCATCTAGAATGGAAGTCCGTTCTGTCCTGGAAAAGGCCTCTGATTTGGATGGTGACAGCGTAGATGACTCCTCTCATTTTGACAACAGTATAGGTAGCGTCTCTTATGCAGAAGAGGAACTGTCTACTGCGTTTGTCTCCACTATCAATAGCAGCTCCAGAGACGACACTTTGGACTCCACTAGGGAAGGGAATAGTTCTGAGACTGAAGAAACCAAGAGCAGTGGTCAAATCACCAGCGAATCCATGCTGGAGTCTTCTCTGAACAACACTTCTCAGATGGAAGAGCCCTCTGTCGACTCAAGTGACGTTTCCAACTTGGGCTCGTTAATGCAACATCATCAAG GAGCTGAAGCTGAGTGTTGGCCCAGAGGACATGACACACCAGACTCAGCTGGACGGATTAGCATTAAGACTACTGTTAATGAGACATTGACTCCCCTGAGTTTCAAGATGAGAAATGAAAACTTCATCGCCTTCAGTACCCCAGCAGAGAGCCCTGCTGTACACCCACTCCAACCAGTAAGCGATCAGATTTTGTCAGCTGTTGAAGGAAATCTGAAGACCCCAGGGAAACAACGCAAACCTCGAGCTCCAAAGGCAACATGGATTAAAACCCCAG cTCCTGAGGAGGTCCAGCGGAAGCCTCGAGTCCGGACCCCTAAAGTGGAGAAGATCAAGACTAACACAGAAGGTGGCAAACAAGAGGAGGGAGCCACaggcagaaagaggaagaagtcCCTAAAGGTGGATGTGAAAGAAACATCAGATGTATGTGACGAGGCTGGACCTGCCGCAGAAGAGGTTGATTCAATCACAGCCACAATTGAAGCTGTTCTGGCCAACACTTCAACGATTAACACAGCTTTTGACAAACCCAAGAAAGCAAAAAGGGTCAAGAATCAAGACCAAGAAGGAGATGTGGTTAAAACATCGAAACAAGATGTAGAAACAACTGCGGTTGATGGTGATGAGAATGATGACGACAGCTCTACTGCAG GTGAATCTAACAGACGGAGAGTTGCAACAGAGGAGCAGGTCCAGTTACCACTGATGCATGG TTGGAAGAGGGAGATTCGTGTGAAGAAAGCAGAGAACCGCATGAAAGGTGAAACCTGGTATTACACACCTTGTGGAAGAAGGATGAAGCAGTTCCCTGAAATAATTAAG TACTTGAAGAGACACACGGACAGTGTGGTCACCAGAGAACATTTCAGCTTCAGTCCACGGATGCCTGTTGGAGACTTctatgaagagagagaaactcctGAG GGCATGAAATGGGTGCTCTTAGCTAATGAGGAGGTTCCCTCTATGATCATGGCCATCACAGGCCGACGAGGTCGACCTCCAAACCCTGATAAAGAGAAACCCAGAAGAGTTCGTGGCCTGAAGGGAGGACAGGCCCGTCGGCCTGGTAGACCACCCAAACCTAAGATGATTGACCTTCTTAGCAAAGTTGATGCTAAGCTCTTGAAACGACTTGAAGCCAAGG AAGCTCTAacggaggaggaaaaggagaaacttGCAAAgatcaaaaagaaaatgaagagaaag GCAAGAATGAAGAGACGGGAAGATGCTAAGATTAAGaagatgaaagaggaaaaaaagagggcCAAG CTTGAGCAAGAGGCGAAGGCCCTTGAGGTGAGCACAGAACCAACTGACCCGTCGGCCCCACAAGTCACTCAGTCGGTATCGGAGTCTACCTCAGAGCCCAAGAAACCTGGCCGCAAAAGGTCAGTCAAGGTTGAGGCTCCTCCACCAATCCAGCAGACAGACGAGGAGAGGATAGCCCAGGGTAAGAGAGTGCTAGGTGCTCGGAGTAAAGCCAAGGCACTGGCTAAAGCCCAGGCAGAAGCAGAGGCGGCAGCTCAGGCTGCTCTGGCGGCTAAGAGAGCGGCAGAGAGAAGAGCGCAGGCCCAGAGGCGTCTGGAGGAACGGAAAAGGCAACAGCTGATCACAGAAGAGCTGAAGAAGCCCACAGAGGACATGTGTCTTACTGACCACAAA CCCCTTCCAGAGCTGTCCCGCATCCCTGGTGTGGTCCTCTCCGGCACAGCCTTTGCACACTGCATCGCTGTGGTTGAGTTCCTACATGGTTACGGAAAGGTGATCGGTCTTGATGTACCCAAGGACATCCCCAGCCTTGCTACCCTACAAGAAGGCCTCCTGGGCCTGGGTGATAGCCAAGGAGAAGTCCAAGACCTTCTGATAAAGCTGATGGAGGCTGCACTTCATGATCCAGGGCTCCCGTCATATTATCAG TCCGTGAAAATCCTTGGGGAAAAGCTTGTTGAGTTGGAGCTGACTCGCAGCACCGTTTCAGAAGTGGTTCGCATCTTTTTGGAATCTCATGGTTATGAGACGGAGGTGTGCAACACACTGAGGACCAAAACATTTCATGCCCTGCCTCCTGACACCAAGGCAGCCATCCTGGGTTTTCTGGTGGAAGAGCTTAACAGCAGTAACATTGTGACTAG tgaCATTGACAACACTTTGGAAAACATGGCAACCTACAGGAAAAACAAGTGGATCATTGAGGGTAAATTGCGCAA ACTGAAGACAGCACTAGCGCGTCGTACAGGTCGCTCTGAGGAAGAACTGTGTTTTGAGGAGAGGCGGCGCAGTGCCAGAGTGGCCGAGGAGGAGAACCTCAGTTTGGAGGAGAGCGGTCTATTGCTGGAGAGAGGCAACCGCCGTGCACGCAAAGAAGAGCCCAAACTGAGTGAC agTGAGAGTCCGACCACTGCTAGCATTGCAGAGCTTGAAAGACAGATCGATAAGCTAACCAAG CGCCAAGCATTTTTCCGAAAAAAGCTGCTACAATCGTCTCATTCCATGCGGGCCATATTGCTGGGCCAGGACCGTTACCGGCGCAGATACTTGGCCTTACCTCACCTCAGAGCAGTTCTGGTTGAAGGCCCAGAGGAGCTCTTGA CTTCAGGAGATGTTCTTATAGCTGAGGTGCCAGTCACTTTCCTTAAAAAGGAGCCCAAAGTTGAGGAGACCTCCGTGCCTATCACTCCCCCTCCTACTCTACTTTCCTCGCCTTCCTCTGTTACACCGGCCCAGGCCCAGACCTTGTCACCAGATGAGGACCCCCTCCCTGGCACTGCGTCCCTCATGAGCAGGCCGAGAGGACGTGGTCGCCCCCGAAAAATCAAACCAGAAGTGGAGCTTCATCTACGCACAGCAAAGATCCGCCGCCGCCGCAGAAGTAGCTACAGATCTCTGGTTGAGGAAGGACCAGGATCGCCAAACAGTGGCACACAAGACCTCACACAGGCTGCTTTCCAGAGCTGGCTCAGCCAGTCTCAGGAAGGACTGACCAACGGCACAGGCTCAGCATCAGGGGAAGCTCCAGAGGGTCATCGGCCAGAGGAGAGTGTAAAGGAGATGGCAGAGAAACAGGGACAGTGGTTTAACCTGCTCCCAAAACAACCGTGTGATGATAATTCTCTAACTGAGCCCCAGGTACCCACCTCCCCCAACTCACCCCCTAAACTCCACCCTCAAATCCCAAGTGCTCTGCCTGCACTTGCTACGCCACTCGTTCAG CCGGACCCACTCTTGCCTGCCTTGGCTCCTGCTGACTCTGGGACCCCAGCAATGCCACAGGACACTTCCCCGGCACCCTCAGCATCTGCTcttcctgctgtttctgttggtacaccaccagcaccacctcAGCTTCTTCCAGCTCCCATTCCTCCTGTTTCAACGGCTCCGACCACCCCTGCAAGGCCCGGTCGTAGGcggagaagaagcagcagaggcagTAGTCCTGCACGCAGAGGTCCGCGAGGAGCTGCAGCTAAACGCCGTGGCCGCCCTACCAACTCTGTGTTCCAGGAGCTTGAGCAACAGTACTTCACACAACTTGTAGTCAAGCCCATTCCAGCAT CAATGGTTCGTGGCTGGTGGTGGATCAAGGACCCAGAGGAACTGTATTACACCTTACAGGCCCTCCACCCAAGAGGCGTCAGGGAGAAGGCACTGCATAAGCATTTGGCTAAACACATGGAGAGCTTAGCTGAGATGTGCACCAAACCTATTGATG ACCCAATGTTTTCTCTGAAAGTAGAGGAGAAAGATGTGCTAATGGAGGCTCTGCAGCAGCCGTGGCAAGTGCAGGAGAAGGCCATGGAAACTGATGTCAGTGCCCTGCAGTGGGTTGAGGACCTGGAGCAGCGTGTCGTTTCTGCTGACCTCCACCTGAAG GCGCCGCCTCAAAATGCAGTGAGTGATGCTGAATctaacacagaaacaacaatggCAGAATTTCAG CCCTATACAATCCCAGATCCTGATTCCACAAGGGATGACCTCCAATATTACGAACATGACGCTGACCCACGTGATGATTGGATTGTACGAACTAAGAAGGAGTGGTCCGGCCTGCCTCGCATCGCCACGCACCCCTTGGACCTGGCCGTGCTGCGGCTATCCAACCTCGAGCGAAACATTGAGAGGCGCTACCTGAAGGAGCCACTGTGGAACCCAGCTGAAGTGATGCGCCTTGCCCCCCTCACGCCTACACCAGGAGAAGAGCATCCCATGGATGTCATTAG TCTGGAAAGTGAAATCACCTCCCGACTACGAACATGGAGACAGGCCCTAGATCGCTGCCGCAGCGCTCCGCaggtctgtctgtgtcttcttcAGCTGGAGAAGGCCATTGCTTGGGAGAAATCTGTGACTAAAGTG ACGTGCCAGGTTTGCAGGAAGGGAGACAATGATGAGTGCCTCTTGCTGTGTGACGGCTGTGATCGTGGTTGCCATATGTACTGCCTGAGGCCCAAAATCACTCAGGTGCCCGACGGAGATTGGTTTTGTCCTACCTGTGTTGCCAAG GAGGAATGTGAAATGGTGCGCCTGACCAAAACGAGGACCCGGGTGAAAAAGAGAAGATATGAAGACGACAGCTCTGAAGATGAAACAACAACACGGCGTAGCGGCGGCATGACAACGCGGCACAAGGACTCCGTGGCATCCTGCTCGTCTTCTCGTTACTCTGGAGAAGGAGGCAGCGCAAAACGTCGCCGCATGACAACCCGCAACCAGCCTGACCTCACCTTCTGCGA GATCATTCTAATGGAGATGGAGGCTCATGCAGATGCCTGGCCGTTCCTCGAACCCGTCAATCCCCGACTGGTGCCAGGCTACCGCCGCATCATCAAGAACCCCATGGACTTCCTGACTATGAGAGAGAGGCTGCTACAGGGAGG GTACTCCAGCTGTGAGGAGTTTGCAGCAGATGCTCAGTTGGTCTTCAACAACTGTGAGCTGTTCAACGAGGACACGTCAGAGGTGGGGATGGCCGGACACTCCATGAGGCGATTCTTTGAGAGCCGCTGGGCAGAGTTCTACTCAAATAAGGACAAATAG